A window of Cydia strobilella chromosome 10, ilCydStro3.1, whole genome shotgun sequence genomic DNA:
TATTCTAGATCCAAAGAAGCATAATGCGACGGTCGTACTTTTAGTTGGTTACAAGCACAGACCACCCCCACCCCCACCACAGGCggttttctgtggttacaagaCTGTTGGAAGGAACTAATATTCACAATCTGTGGGGTTCTGGTGTTTTTTAACACTTAACCCCATTTCCTCAAAATGTCTGAAACCTGTATATAAGTCCCTCCCTAGGGTTTTaactttttatacattttgtgaGAAATAGCGTGTGCGATAAATCGATAATGCGTGAGGTACTCCACGGGCTAACTGACTATTCTAGACCTTATTTCGTTGCAATAGACTGTGTCCACAACTGTATGGAGACGCACCATTACATGTATTAGGTTGGTATTCCACCTGAGCTATTTTTTGGTCCAATGTGCGTTGcctctcactctctcactaagcagtTAGACGCAAATACACCTTCGACAAAGAAATAGGACATGTGGaatacctcagaataatgactaaagcaaagaagccgggcaaaaataaaagcttggtaaaagatatcgtattcacaacacgttattactttttgtctatgagtgagtgagacaacaatccgcaagttctttcgtttttttcagtattgtcataagataactgagggaaatgtcaaatggtcctatgtggttctataatataatccagccaaataaaatataagttcgttatttcacaggtaggtgtcaactgtaacaacttgacatagtcgtattattttagttgaaatatttcgggatgtttcagcggtcatcttggtttattttaattatattcttgctattcctgaaagattgttggaaaacgtgttgagtttttatttgtaatggtttgaagttccctttgtgataatgtcttgtgtgatcgagggctgtaaatcgcatacaggaagaaaagaaaatacgcacgaaccgataacctttaatcggtgagttttgttcaattttgaagaaattaatttataggacctgaccctaaacatagaaatcgatatattgtttatgtaattattacttgcattcaagtctatatagatttttgcataaattttcgaacttttctgctaagtatttttggcatagtgatgtatcgacctcagatcaataacctatcgacatttacagctttcttatagtttggcccaggactgtctcattttaattgatgagtacagtcaagggcataaatatatatacattcccaaagtctcaaaaatatgtgtacgctcagacaataaaatcgtgttcacatatttttaagccatttgtcagggtcgatatttttgccttcgactgtacctatagttttctttgttcttacttactgacagattgtgtttgccagactatagtttaatactaaaaaccggtcaagtccggtcggacgcgcgcaccaaggggaccgtactttttagtatttgttgttatagcggcaacagaaatacatcatctgtgaaaatttcaactgtctagctatcacggttcatgagatacagcctggtgacagacagacggacagcgaagtattagtaatagggtcccgtctttaccctttgggtacggaaccctaataaaaaagacattaatgatcattgatgaatgttccttttattaatattgttggtcacataactcaactttttatttcagatttccaaaggacgaggaataggggatattactgcaatgttctgccaccagagtgcagcactagcttttttagtgcaccgtatcgtaacttattcgtactgtacctttaacaggtttttgacaagttttcaggggacctaccggaaaactcgaatccgaaatttcgttatctagctgcctctttatcgctcgaatacgcaagagtgacagagatgttagataacgaaagttcgattttcttgttgcgcgatagaccctcagattgtgatagtggcgccacctacgccgagtttcgcgtaatattccctattattaaataaaaaaaatatattacacgaacgttttttttttcatttcctatttggtacagtcagctgcagagaaaaggcactaggtaactttgtatgcagggggggtgccttttctctgcagctgactgtacatgactagaaactatacttagtcttttagcattagaaaaaacggtaaaccatttccacgtgtctttttattgacaagttttttttataaatatagcaatattttacttattaaagtaaaagtatgtaaatgatcgtatattatatttgttgtgacttattttcaaagtgtttttcgataaaacgacacgttaagatcgctcgccttctttctaatgataaaaaaacgagaggtatagttagacggttctgagtggtagactgcaaatgagataaaagctatattaggtacatgcattaatcctcatatcaggcggctctttgattccaaggattgcataatttttatactttttaatgatttttagaatatgaaaattataaaaagtataaaagttatgcaatccttgtattccacgcatttcatttcatttcaacgagccgcctgctacagatttcttgaaattgccgcgttttttcaggttcaactttcattatatgattattcttttacacggcacataaacttatgcataatttatcgatataaaaagtcgacacagtcacatccctagcaaattatcaaacttatgacaccgtacgtaaatgagaaataacaagcatatatgcatctcttttcggcacattatctaattcgtaaggaagcaaagtacgggtatacatatttgcgaagcatttttgcccgacttctatgctttagtcattattctgagtggAATACAACCCTTACGAGTACTACAAGACCAAATAGTTATGTGTACAACGGATAGATGGCAGTGTGCATGTTCAGTTCAATGAGTTCAAGACGATTTGATTTGAATGATTTGTTTGTACCTTATCTGTGGcaactgatctgtcagtgtcagctGAGTTGATAAGATAAAAGATTTTATTGAGATTCATATTATGTGagataaaataactaaattgtTCTCGATTGAACATTTATAACTCACTAGTTAAAGCGGTGACGTCTGGAACTCGGCACGCTTGTGTGTTTTGTCGTGTCTGTATCGTTATCAGTCCAGTGTACCTATAAGCTGCTATAATGGACCTGTTACGATTCAGTGCTGTGAGGCATCTACAGTTGTTTACGACGAGTTATAGAAGTATGCATCTTTTAAAAAAGGAAGCGTTTGTTAACGGAGAATGGCTGCGCGCGGCGAATAATGCTGTGTTTCCTGTGACCAATCCCGCTGATGACACTGTGATTGCAGAGGTGCCCGACATGGGTGAACAGGACGCTAAATTTGCGGTCGATGTCGCTTCCAAAGCATTCAAAATATGGAGAGATTCAACTGCAAGGGAACGAGCGAGTATTCTTCGAAAATGGAATGACCTCTGCTTGAAAAATATTGATCACCTTGCAGAGGTATTGACAGCTGAATCAGGAAAGCCATTGGCGGAAGCAAAGGGTGAAGTTATATATGGAACATCTTTTCTCGATTATTTTGCAGACACGGCGCGCCATGTTACTGGAGAAATTATTCCAAGTCCCTGGCCAAATAAGCAGATCCTTGTGACAAGGCACCCAATCGGGGTAGTATCAATCATTACACCCTGGAATTTTCCCTTCGCGATGATTACTCGTAAAGTGGGGGCACTCATGGCTGCCGGTTGCACTTGTGTCATCAAACCATCAGAAGATACCCCTCTGACAGCTCTAGCGGCAGTGGAACTAGCTATTCAAGCCGGTGTGCCTAAAGGTGTTATTAATGTGGTCACATCTAGCAGAAATAATGCTGCCAGTGTTGGCAAAGTTCTGTGCGAGCATCCTGCTGTTGGTTGCATTTCATTTACTGGCTCCACCAATGTTGGAAGAATTCTTTATGGAATGGCTGCAAAAGGCATCAAAAGAGTGTCTTTAGAGTTGGGTGGTAATGCCCCATTTATTGTTTTCCCTAGTGCTGACCTGGAAAATGCTCTTGACCAAGCTATGTTAGCAAAGTTCAGAAATAATGGGCAGGCATGCGTTGGAGCTAATAGATTCCTAATACATGAGAGTGTGTTTGACAAGTTTGTAGAAGGCTTCAAGAGTCGCATTGGAAAGAAGTGTATCCTCGGGCCCGGAACCAAGGAGGGGGTGACTTGTGGGCCACTTATCAACAAAATGCAAGCTGATAAAGTCTCTGGCCTTGTTGATGATGCAGTATCAAAAGGAGCAAAGGTTGTGCTTGGTGGAAAAATTGCTAATGAATTAGGCAACAAATTCTATGAATCTACTTTGATAGTTAATGTGACACCCAGTATGGCATTATACCATGAGGAGGTGTTTGGGCCTGTGGCTGTTTGTTACAAGTTTAAAGATGAAGCGGAGGCTCTTGAGGTTGCTAACAGCAC
This region includes:
- the LOC134744998 gene encoding glutarate-semialdehyde dehydrogenase, with translation MDLLRFSAVRHLQLFTTSYRSMHLLKKEAFVNGEWLRAANNAVFPVTNPADDTVIAEVPDMGEQDAKFAVDVASKAFKIWRDSTARERASILRKWNDLCLKNIDHLAEVLTAESGKPLAEAKGEVIYGTSFLDYFADTARHVTGEIIPSPWPNKQILVTRHPIGVVSIITPWNFPFAMITRKVGALMAAGCTCVIKPSEDTPLTALAAVELAIQAGVPKGVINVVTSSRNNAASVGKVLCEHPAVGCISFTGSTNVGRILYGMAAKGIKRVSLELGGNAPFIVFPSADLENALDQAMLAKFRNNGQACVGANRFLIHESVFDKFVEGFKSRIGKKCILGPGTKEGVTCGPLINKMQADKVSGLVDDAVSKGAKVVLGGKIANELGNKFYESTLIVNVTPSMALYHEEVFGPVAVCYKFKDEAEALEVANSTRSGLASYVFTKDLGQAFRMSQKLEFGMVGINDGILSAAEPPFGGIKESGIGREGSKHGVEEYTDIKYTLMSALDK